A genomic window from Bacillus mesophilus includes:
- a CDS encoding PAS domain S-box protein, whose amino-acid sequence MEKPKINILMVDDRKENLQALEAVLDSPDYQLIKATSGEEALKWILKKDFAVILLDVQMPGIDGFETARLIRARKKSMEIPIIFITALTKTQDYVLNGYSSGAIDFLFKPFNPFILKSKVEGFVNIYLSQKELQLKNEVILKHSLELDQAYSHLQKSEAISRAIGETSIDAIFTLNEDGRILTSNPAAISIFGYQQEEFNHIADVIPLFSEKPFHPYIEDKSFEEEAKRQDGALFPVEITLSNAIIDQDTIYVCSIRDITERKNHFKQLERLVQQRTEELIISNNHLQTEIDEKLQMVQVTKESEAKYRHLVEDSPLAIFVLEANNEYFSFINNTGVKLLGGQSTMDVLSKKISSFFPLEQYVTMTSRIQDSYDGQKQIGIEEKFIQLDGGVINVEVTIIPFTYMGKPAVHIVANDITTFKRTQEFLGQSEKLAVVGELAAGIAHEIRNPLTSLRGFTQLIEFDQGVKHQYLSIMLTEIDRINTIVSELLLLAKPNDEDFNPVNMNELLKTVVVLMNAQATFHNIEINLHTKDPEPVIIIGLENKLKQIFINFIKNSIEAMPHGGKITIRTVKEEGNFLIEIEDQGCGIPPESLAKIGKPFFTTKEKGTGLGFMICNSIIESHKGKLGITSQVDVGTTITLSFPYDFQEKTLLSI is encoded by the coding sequence ATGGAAAAGCCCAAAATTAATATCTTAATGGTAGATGACAGGAAAGAAAATTTACAAGCTCTAGAGGCAGTACTAGATTCTCCTGATTATCAATTAATTAAGGCAACTAGCGGTGAAGAAGCACTAAAGTGGATACTAAAAAAAGATTTTGCTGTCATTTTACTAGATGTACAAATGCCAGGAATAGACGGATTCGAAACAGCAAGACTTATTAGAGCTAGGAAAAAATCAATGGAAATTCCTATAATCTTTATTACCGCTCTTACAAAAACACAAGACTACGTATTAAATGGATATTCTTCGGGAGCTATTGATTTTTTGTTTAAGCCCTTTAACCCCTTTATATTAAAAAGTAAAGTAGAAGGCTTTGTGAATATATACTTATCTCAAAAAGAGCTCCAATTAAAAAACGAAGTGATCCTAAAGCATTCACTGGAACTAGATCAAGCTTATTCACATCTACAAAAAAGTGAAGCAATTTCTAGAGCCATTGGTGAAACCTCAATTGATGCAATTTTTACACTAAATGAGGATGGACGTATACTTACTTCGAATCCAGCCGCCATTAGTATATTTGGTTATCAACAGGAGGAATTCAATCATATAGCTGATGTGATTCCACTATTCTCTGAAAAGCCATTTCATCCATACATTGAGGATAAAAGTTTTGAAGAAGAAGCAAAAAGGCAGGACGGAGCCCTCTTCCCTGTTGAGATTACATTAAGTAACGCCATCATTGATCAAGACACGATTTATGTTTGTTCAATCCGAGACATTACAGAAAGAAAGAATCACTTCAAGCAACTTGAAAGATTAGTGCAGCAAAGAACGGAAGAACTGATCATTAGCAACAATCATTTACAAACTGAGATTGATGAGAAACTTCAAATGGTTCAGGTGACGAAAGAAAGTGAAGCTAAATACAGACATCTTGTCGAAGATTCACCTCTAGCCATTTTCGTGTTGGAAGCCAACAATGAGTATTTTTCATTTATAAATAATACAGGAGTTAAACTACTAGGTGGACAAAGTACAATGGACGTCCTTTCAAAAAAAATATCGTCCTTTTTCCCTCTTGAGCAATACGTTACGATGACTAGTAGAATACAAGATAGTTATGATGGCCAAAAACAAATTGGTATAGAAGAGAAATTTATTCAACTTGATGGCGGAGTCATTAATGTAGAAGTCACCATTATCCCCTTTACATATATGGGTAAACCCGCTGTCCATATTGTAGCGAATGACATAACAACATTTAAGAGAACCCAAGAGTTTTTAGGTCAATCTGAAAAACTAGCAGTGGTTGGAGAATTAGCAGCTGGAATTGCACACGAAATTCGTAACCCTCTCACAAGTTTAAGAGGCTTCACTCAGTTAATTGAGTTCGATCAAGGAGTTAAACATCAATACCTCTCTATCATGCTAACTGAAATTGATCGTATAAATACCATCGTCAGTGAACTTCTTCTTTTAGCAAAACCCAATGACGAGGACTTTAATCCGGTTAATATGAATGAATTACTGAAAACAGTCGTTGTTCTTATGAATGCTCAAGCAACATTCCATAATATTGAGATCAATTTACATACTAAAGATCCTGAACCTGTTATTATTATTGGACTTGAGAATAAATTAAAACAAATCTTTATTAATTTTATAAAAAACTCAATTGAAGCAATGCCACATGGTGGCAAAATAACGATTAGAACTGTTAAAGAAGAAGGAAACTTCTTAATAGAAATCGAAGATCAGGGCTGCGGGATCCCTCCTGAATCTTTAGCTAAGATTGGAAAGCCCTTCTTTACCACTAAGGAAAAGGGAACAGGGCTTGGCTTCATGATTTGTAATAGTATTATTGAAAGTCATAAAGGAAAATTGGGGATTACTAGTCAGGTTGATGTAGGTACAACCATCACCTTAAGTTTCCCTTATGATTTTCAGGAGAAAACTCTTCTTTCCATTTGA
- a CDS encoding CPBP family intramembrane glutamic endopeptidase, with the protein MKILKATQSFLKKHPFIFAFFALILSRIAGMASIELVQLFRPDLTIADDLGWLLMMVYAGVVVTLVYWTDLADEIGLRKPKHPKEWLTIIPLLLLPLFIIMEKGIYSWGFSINLVLIIAAIGVAINEEVLFRGILLRGFMKWGPWVAIFVPSALFGLIHSTNIFVGGDPTFAIFQTIWTFAAGVILSAIRLRTNSLYPVIVFHIILDGVEYFSTGEYGVHSDPISLHSLTLFASITVVLAVYAIILFHKSNKNSSTTDNLSV; encoded by the coding sequence ATGAAAATATTAAAAGCAACACAATCCTTCTTAAAGAAACACCCATTTATATTCGCTTTTTTTGCTTTAATATTAAGTAGAATAGCAGGAATGGCGTCAATTGAATTAGTCCAATTGTTTCGACCTGATTTAACAATTGCGGATGATCTCGGTTGGTTACTTATGATGGTTTATGCTGGTGTGGTAGTAACTCTTGTCTATTGGACAGATTTAGCAGATGAAATTGGTCTAAGAAAACCTAAACACCCTAAAGAATGGCTAACCATTATCCCGTTACTCCTATTACCCTTATTCATAATAATGGAAAAGGGAATCTACTCATGGGGCTTCTCTATAAATCTAGTTTTGATCATCGCTGCAATCGGTGTTGCTATAAATGAAGAAGTATTATTTAGAGGAATCTTACTTCGTGGCTTTATGAAATGGGGACCATGGGTAGCCATCTTTGTACCTAGTGCCTTGTTTGGACTAATACATTCTACTAATATCTTCGTAGGTGGAGATCCTACTTTCGCTATATTTCAAACCATATGGACGTTCGCTGCTGGTGTAATACTTTCAGCCATTCGATTACGTACTAACAGTCTGTATCCTGTCATTGTCTTTCATATTATATTAGATGGTGTTGAATATTTCTCAACTGGTGAATATGGGGTACATTCAGATCCTATCTCTCTTCATTCTTTAACTTTGTTTGCCTCTATAACTGTTGTTTTAGCGGTATATGCGATCATACTTTTTCATAAAAGTAATAAAAATTCATCAACAACTGACAACCTTTCAGTTTAA
- a CDS encoding sensor histidine kinase, giving the protein MEPLLYSHWGYRALFYTRIIWVLSHVLIFCYLYNTHDFILYLLIFGGFAAAIIPQLFWMKSFRKLTGIYPVVELFISGLFLLFSSYIIGEYSSYLAIPAMCAAAFIHTVKLRIILWIWFSITPAIVMAIVLPLSSFNLSIIEGFFFFALGCGVWKVIDTQQKMKHLLEENERQRRVLEEYTKQVETITLLEERNRMARELHDTVGHTLTSVIMGLDAVAYLINSSPEEATKNINQLRVVSRNGLEEVRNQIHHIVPSHERETLSEQLKKIANEFSLHTGTSITFEGKGPEVIVPLPFLTTLVRCLQESLTNAKRHGGATQIHITLTFEAEEMSLTIKDNGSGMDEIQFGFGLAGMKERLEAYQGELKVKSDKSGTMVICLLPIKNRKAG; this is encoded by the coding sequence ATGGAGCCATTACTATATAGTCACTGGGGTTATCGTGCTTTATTTTACACAAGGATAATTTGGGTGTTATCTCATGTGTTAATATTTTGTTATTTGTATAATACTCATGACTTCATTCTGTATCTATTAATCTTTGGAGGTTTTGCTGCGGCAATAATACCACAGCTTTTCTGGATGAAAAGTTTTAGAAAACTAACAGGGATCTATCCTGTGGTAGAGCTCTTTATAAGTGGACTATTTCTTTTGTTTAGCTCCTATATAATTGGAGAGTATTCTTCATACTTAGCAATCCCTGCAATGTGTGCTGCAGCTTTTATTCATACAGTTAAGCTCAGAATCATCTTATGGATTTGGTTTTCGATCACACCTGCCATTGTGATGGCAATTGTTCTTCCATTGTCATCTTTTAACTTATCTATCATTGAAGGTTTTTTCTTTTTTGCATTAGGATGTGGTGTCTGGAAGGTGATTGATACTCAACAAAAAATGAAACATCTTTTAGAGGAAAACGAACGCCAGCGTCGTGTCCTAGAGGAGTATACAAAGCAAGTTGAAACCATTACGTTACTTGAAGAACGGAACAGAATGGCACGAGAGTTACATGATACTGTTGGACATACTCTTACTTCGGTCATTATGGGATTAGATGCTGTTGCCTATCTTATAAATTCTTCACCAGAAGAAGCAACAAAAAATATAAATCAACTGAGAGTAGTAAGCAGAAATGGACTAGAAGAAGTTAGAAATCAAATTCATCACATTGTTCCATCTCATGAAAGAGAAACGCTTTCCGAACAATTGAAAAAAATTGCAAATGAATTTTCACTTCACACAGGGACTAGCATTACTTTTGAAGGGAAAGGACCTGAAGTGATCGTGCCGTTACCATTTCTAACCACACTAGTTCGTTGTCTACAGGAATCATTAACGAATGCAAAACGTCATGGAGGAGCTACTCAAATACATATTACCCTCACCTTTGAAGCTGAGGAGATGAGCTTGACTATTAAAGATAATGGGTCTGGTATGGATGAGATCCAGTTCGGATTTGGATTAGCAGGTATGAAAGAAAGACTTGAAGCCTATCAGGGGGAACTAAAAGTAAAGTCTGATAAGAGTGGCACGATGGTGATATGTTTGTTACCAATTAAGAATCGGAAGGCAGGCTAA
- a CDS encoding TraB/GumN family protein: protein MDHITRLTVNDKEIILVGTAHVSKQSAEEVKRVIESERPDTVCIELDQQRYQSLTDDNKWKEMDIFEVIKKKKASLLLMNLVISSFQKRLAKQFGIKPGQEMMQGIESAKEIDAKLVLADRNIQITFSRIWNGLGLWGKSKLMMVIIGSIFNKEDISEEELEKIKSEDMLDSMLQEFSQTFPDLKKTLIDERDQYLAQKIKEAPGDKVVAVVGAAHVPGIKEEIKKDHDLKELNKVPVKKNKSKIIGWLIPALILGLIGYTLLENPSAGLQQTISWILWNGSFAALGAAIAFAHPLAVITAFFIAPISSLNPLMAAGWFSGIVHVYFKRPNVNDFIQLSEDVYTVKGFWRNKVSRVLLIVILTNLGSTLGTIIGGADIVRVFFENI, encoded by the coding sequence ATGGATCATATAACAAGATTAACTGTCAACGATAAAGAAATCATTCTAGTTGGTACAGCTCATGTCTCGAAACAAAGTGCCGAGGAAGTAAAGCGAGTTATCGAAAGTGAAAGACCAGATACAGTTTGTATTGAACTGGATCAACAGAGATATCAATCCTTAACGGATGATAACAAGTGGAAAGAAATGGATATTTTTGAAGTGATAAAGAAGAAAAAAGCTTCCTTACTTTTAATGAATCTTGTCATTTCGTCTTTCCAAAAAAGATTAGCCAAACAATTTGGTATTAAGCCTGGTCAGGAAATGATGCAAGGTATTGAGTCAGCGAAGGAAATTGATGCGAAGCTTGTATTAGCGGATCGTAATATTCAGATTACGTTTTCGAGAATCTGGAACGGCTTAGGGCTGTGGGGTAAATCTAAACTGATGATGGTGATTATTGGTAGTATCTTTAACAAAGAAGATATATCAGAAGAAGAGTTAGAGAAAATAAAGTCAGAGGATATGCTAGATTCTATGTTGCAGGAGTTTTCTCAAACCTTTCCTGATTTAAAGAAGACATTAATTGATGAGCGTGACCAATACTTGGCGCAGAAGATAAAGGAAGCTCCTGGTGATAAGGTTGTGGCAGTCGTTGGGGCTGCTCATGTCCCTGGAATTAAAGAAGAAATTAAAAAAGATCATGATTTAAAAGAGTTAAATAAGGTTCCAGTTAAGAAGAATAAATCGAAAATTATAGGGTGGTTAATTCCCGCCTTGATTCTAGGTCTAATTGGTTATACATTGCTTGAAAATCCATCTGCAGGATTGCAGCAAACCATTAGCTGGATCTTATGGAATGGGTCATTTGCTGCTTTAGGAGCAGCGATTGCATTTGCTCATCCACTTGCTGTAATCACTGCCTTTTTTATTGCTCCAATAAGCTCTCTAAATCCCTTGATGGCAGCAGGCTGGTTTTCCGGAATCGTTCACGTTTATTTCAAAAGACCGAATGTGAATGACTTTATACAGCTGTCAGAGGATGTGTATACGGTAAAAGGATTTTGGCGAAATAAGGTTTCACGTGTCTTGCTTATTGTGATCCTTACTAATCTGGGAAGTACATTAGGAACAATTATAGGTGGAGCAGATATCGTAAGGGTATTTTTCGAAAATATATAG
- a CDS encoding TetR/AcrR family transcriptional regulator has product MVKKQLIMEQALELFAKQGIEATSVQQITEQCGISKGAFYLSFKSKDELILALVDHFMMQMTSDVDYVVKEAKTEELLYKFYYESFRSLHVHSDFAKMLIKEQGHSFNEKFLLKIRYYDSLTETTISNMLERLYGEEISSIKYDLMYCIKGFMRMYTELFLFHNIPFDFNVLSNSLVEKTSLLATHTTVPFISEEMIQMMCQPNPQEITKEQIVELVSQTIGEMEESIEKESLILLNEHLTHSTFNRAIVKGLLENIRNHAHCKWVSYLLRRYFNKVLHQSSLK; this is encoded by the coding sequence ATGGTGAAAAAACAACTAATTATGGAGCAAGCATTAGAACTGTTTGCAAAGCAGGGAATAGAAGCTACCTCAGTCCAACAAATTACTGAGCAATGTGGCATTTCGAAAGGAGCTTTTTATTTATCCTTTAAATCAAAAGATGAGTTGATTTTGGCATTGGTCGATCACTTTATGATGCAAATGACTTCAGATGTTGACTACGTAGTCAAAGAGGCTAAAACAGAAGAGCTTTTATATAAATTTTATTATGAATCATTTCGTTCACTTCATGTCCATTCTGACTTTGCGAAAATGCTTATTAAAGAACAAGGACATTCTTTCAACGAAAAATTTTTATTGAAGATTCGCTACTATGACTCCTTAACTGAGACGACTATTTCAAACATGTTAGAGCGGTTGTATGGAGAAGAGATTAGCTCCATAAAGTATGACTTGATGTACTGTATAAAAGGATTTATGAGAATGTATACGGAATTGTTTTTGTTTCATAACATACCCTTTGACTTTAATGTTCTATCTAACTCGCTTGTAGAGAAAACCTCCCTATTAGCTACACACACGACAGTCCCCTTTATTTCAGAAGAAATGATACAGATGATGTGTCAGCCGAATCCTCAAGAGATCACGAAGGAGCAAATAGTTGAGTTAGTATCACAAACGATTGGGGAAATGGAAGAGTCAATTGAGAAAGAATCATTAATCCTACTTAATGAGCATCTAACTCATTCCACTTTTAATCGTGCAATAGTAAAAGGCTTATTAGAAAACATTCGAAATCACGCTCATTGTAAATGGGTTTCATACTTATTAAGGAGGTATTTTAATAAAGTGTTACATCAATCATCATTAAAATAG
- a CDS encoding YczE/YyaS/YitT family protein, whose amino-acid sequence MHAIRIAFYLTGLLILSFGVTLTIKSDLGAGPWDALNVGLSTTIGLTVGSWVIIVGLILIVINALLLQEKPDVFAIFTILIVGGLIDFWLLYVLNQFDPTGLLFKIIVLMLGLIFLSLGIAIYLQAKYPLIPIDRFMLAIQHRLKVNLMVAKTIAEITALILALLFKGPIGIGTIIIALSVGPLVQLFFPPLERLRKKWS is encoded by the coding sequence ATGCATGCAATAAGAATAGCTTTTTATTTGACAGGACTTCTGATTTTGTCATTTGGAGTCACATTAACCATTAAATCTGATCTTGGTGCTGGGCCATGGGATGCATTAAATGTTGGTTTATCAACTACGATAGGGCTTACAGTGGGAAGTTGGGTAATTATCGTGGGTTTGATTCTAATTGTTATAAATGCTTTATTATTACAAGAGAAACCAGATGTTTTTGCAATTTTTACGATCCTAATAGTTGGGGGATTAATTGATTTTTGGCTATTGTATGTTTTAAATCAATTCGATCCGACAGGTTTACTTTTTAAAATTATTGTATTAATGCTAGGTCTTATCTTTCTATCACTTGGAATCGCAATTTATCTACAAGCAAAATACCCGTTAATTCCTATTGATCGCTTTATGCTTGCCATACAGCATAGACTCAAAGTGAATCTGATGGTTGCTAAAACGATTGCAGAAATAACTGCGCTCATTCTTGCCTTACTATTTAAGGGGCCAATTGGAATCGGAACTATTATTATTGCTCTATCTGTTGGACCATTGGTGCAGCTGTTTTTCCCTCCATTAGAAAGACTAAGAAAAAAGTGGAGCTAA
- a CDS encoding efflux RND transporter permease subunit, with protein sequence MKGLVNFVIKNKLAVWLLTIIITVSGIYSGTKMNMETIPNISIPYLMVMDVYPGATPEQVMEDVSIPLEKAIEGLEDVKAVYSNSYSNISSIQVEYEYGIDMDEAKRSLESALDSVTLPEEAQEPSITAISLNMMPVVALSISSETESIVQLTNKVEDTILPEIEKIDGVASATITGQHIEEVELTYDEVKMAELGLTEDKVKEMIQASDLAVSLGLYEFEEGEQAVSVDGKFMTADELKEMLIPVTPTEASPSPFVKLSDIATIEVVGKVQSVSRTNGQEAIAIQIVKGQQENTVTVVNAVKDLIESFESEIDGLVIDVTLDQGEPIQKSVTTMIEKALFGGLIAILIILLFLRDLKSTIISIVSIPVSIFMALLLLNWMEITLNIMTLGAITVAIGRVIDDSIVVVENIYRRLHLKEEKLTGRALIREATIEMFKPILSSTLVTVAVFAPLIFVGGMVGELFMPFALTMTFALAASLLVAITIVPALSHFLFRKKLYSEKTESSHKETGKLSQWYKEILRWTLNHKIITSVVSIALLVGSLALTPLIGFSFMGSEEDKVMYLTYTPSAGELEEDTLANVQMVEEEMLKHEDIDIVQISITEEGDTQSVMMGGGAGGGALMYLIFDPETENFSEKRTEIEEYVFSMDQTGEWKSQNFAAGGGMSTNEVSYTFYGENLDDLNESVKLVEEVMSENEGLKDVSSSIEDAYVEYTFKVEQDELLQYGLTTGQIVMMLMPNRTEEMLTTVEKDGDTLEVLVQHEEAEQPDSIEDILDKQIPTALGTTLPLSDLVTVEEGTTLNTLARSKGEYHASVSGTIIEEDISKATTEIDRELNEIDLPQGVTMEVAGVAADMNETFTQLGLAMLAAIAIVYFILVVTFGEGLAPFAILFSLPFAVIGSFVGLLIAGETISVSVMMGLLMLIGIVVTNAIVLVDRIIHMEREGMTLRDAILEAGATRLRPILMTAIATIGALVPLAVGSGGGGLISKGLGISVIGGLTSSTLLTLIIVPIVYEVLSKLFKKNRKEVIEN encoded by the coding sequence GTGAAAGGCTTAGTTAATTTTGTTATAAAAAATAAACTTGCTGTCTGGTTACTAACAATTATTATTACCGTATCTGGAATCTATTCCGGTACAAAAATGAACATGGAGACAATTCCTAATATATCAATTCCATACTTAATGGTTATGGATGTATATCCTGGTGCTACTCCTGAGCAAGTAATGGAAGATGTTTCAATTCCATTAGAAAAAGCAATTGAAGGTCTTGAAGATGTAAAAGCTGTCTATTCAAACTCTTATTCTAACATTTCTAGCATTCAAGTGGAATACGAGTACGGTATTGATATGGATGAGGCAAAGCGTTCATTAGAGTCTGCATTGGATTCAGTTACTTTACCAGAAGAAGCACAAGAGCCTAGCATTACGGCAATCAGTTTAAACATGATGCCGGTTGTGGCTTTAAGTATTAGTAGTGAAACCGAAAGCATCGTTCAACTAACAAATAAAGTTGAGGATACAATCCTTCCGGAAATAGAAAAAATTGATGGAGTTGCATCCGCAACTATTACCGGACAGCATATTGAAGAAGTAGAGCTTACTTATGACGAAGTAAAAATGGCCGAGCTTGGCTTAACGGAAGACAAAGTAAAAGAAATGATTCAAGCAAGCGACCTTGCTGTTTCGCTCGGTCTATACGAATTTGAAGAAGGTGAACAGGCTGTTTCAGTAGATGGAAAATTCATGACAGCTGATGAACTTAAGGAAATGCTTATTCCTGTTACCCCTACTGAAGCGAGTCCTTCTCCATTCGTAAAGCTTAGTGACATCGCAACTATTGAAGTAGTTGGGAAAGTACAATCAGTATCACGTACTAACGGACAGGAAGCAATTGCCATCCAAATTGTGAAAGGTCAACAAGAAAATACGGTTACTGTAGTAAATGCTGTAAAAGATTTAATTGAGAGTTTTGAAAGTGAAATCGATGGTCTTGTTATTGATGTAACACTCGACCAAGGTGAACCTATTCAAAAATCTGTAACAACGATGATTGAAAAAGCATTATTTGGTGGTTTGATCGCCATACTAATCATTTTGTTATTTTTACGTGATTTAAAATCAACTATTATTTCAATTGTTTCTATTCCAGTATCCATTTTTATGGCCTTACTTTTACTAAACTGGATGGAAATTACACTTAACATTATGACCTTGGGTGCAATTACCGTTGCCATTGGCCGTGTAATTGATGACTCCATTGTTGTTGTAGAAAATATTTATCGTCGACTACATTTAAAAGAAGAAAAATTAACAGGGCGAGCGTTAATCCGTGAAGCTACAATTGAAATGTTCAAACCTATCTTATCATCAACCTTAGTAACAGTGGCAGTTTTCGCACCACTCATTTTTGTAGGTGGTATGGTCGGTGAACTATTTATGCCATTTGCACTAACAATGACATTTGCTCTTGCTGCTTCATTACTTGTTGCGATTACGATTGTACCTGCTCTATCTCATTTCTTATTTAGAAAGAAATTATATAGTGAAAAGACAGAAAGTAGCCATAAAGAGACAGGGAAATTATCACAGTGGTACAAAGAAATCCTTCGCTGGACATTAAACCATAAAATCATTACATCAGTAGTTTCCATTGCTCTACTTGTAGGGAGCTTGGCACTAACACCGTTAATTGGTTTTAGCTTTATGGGTAGTGAAGAAGATAAAGTTATGTACTTAACGTATACTCCTTCAGCAGGTGAGTTAGAGGAAGATACGTTAGCAAATGTACAAATGGTTGAAGAAGAAATGCTTAAACACGAAGATATTGATATTGTTCAGATTTCAATAACAGAAGAAGGCGATACTCAGTCAGTTATGATGGGCGGAGGAGCCGGTGGTGGTGCTTTAATGTACCTAATCTTTGACCCGGAAACAGAGAATTTCTCAGAAAAACGAACTGAAATTGAAGAGTATGTTTTCAGTATGGATCAAACCGGAGAATGGAAGAGTCAAAACTTCGCCGCTGGTGGTGGAATGTCAACCAATGAAGTTAGCTATACATTCTACGGTGAAAATCTAGATGATTTAAATGAATCTGTAAAATTGGTTGAAGAGGTAATGAGTGAAAATGAAGGATTAAAAGATGTCTCTTCAAGTATAGAAGATGCTTATGTTGAGTATACCTTCAAGGTAGAACAAGATGAGTTATTACAATATGGATTAACAACAGGTCAGATTGTGATGATGTTAATGCCTAATCGTACAGAAGAAATGTTAACTACAGTTGAAAAAGATGGTGACACTTTAGAAGTGTTGGTTCAGCATGAAGAAGCTGAACAGCCAGATTCAATTGAAGATATACTAGACAAACAAATCCCGACAGCACTTGGAACGACGCTTCCACTTTCTGACCTAGTTACAGTGGAAGAAGGAACAACATTAAACACACTTGCACGAAGCAAAGGTGAATACCATGCTAGTGTATCAGGAACCATTATTGAAGAAGATATTTCTAAAGCAACTACTGAAATAGATCGTGAGCTAAATGAGATTGATCTCCCTCAAGGTGTAACAATGGAAGTAGCTGGAGTTGCTGCAGATATGAATGAAACTTTCACACAGCTTGGTCTGGCAATGCTTGCAGCGATTGCGATTGTATACTTTATCTTGGTTGTAACATTTGGTGAAGGTCTGGCGCCATTTGCCATTCTATTCTCCTTACCGTTTGCTGTCATTGGTTCATTTGTTGGATTATTAATTGCCGGTGAAACCATTTCTGTTTCCGTTATGATGGGGCTCTTAATGTTAATCGGTATTGTCGTCACAAACGCCATTGTATTAGTAGACCGGATTATTCATATGGAACGTGAAGGAATGACCTTACGAGATGCAATACTAGAAGCTGGTGCTACTCGTTTACGTCCAATACTAATGACAGCCATTGCAACCATTGGTGCATTAGTTCCTTTAGCAGTTGGTTCAGGCGGAGGCGGTTTAATTTCGAAGGGTCTTGGTATTTCCGTAATTGGTGGTTTAACAAGCTCTACATTATTAACACTGATTATTGTTCCAATTGTATATGAAGTATTATCTAAGCTGTTTAAAAAGAATCGTAAAGAAGTAATAGAAAACTAA
- a CDS encoding response regulator, with product MIKVILADDQDLIRGSLRIVLKVEPDIEVVGVAANGAVAIDLCERYQPDVVLMDIHMPEMNGIEATKQIKQKWPNIRVVMLTTFHDMENVREALTVGADGYLLKAMQPEDLASSIRLVNNGGTLIPQDIAKMMVAEWTSGTASSSNIKKKNEMKSSFSLTERELDVLRLMVKGKDNREIARKLYLTEGTVKNYISSIYSKLDVADRIQAILKAQDEKLIE from the coding sequence ATGATTAAGGTGATACTCGCTGATGATCAGGATTTGATTAGAGGAAGTTTACGAATTGTTTTAAAGGTTGAGCCTGATATAGAGGTAGTTGGAGTAGCTGCCAATGGAGCAGTGGCCATTGACTTATGTGAAAGATATCAACCAGATGTAGTACTAATGGATATACATATGCCAGAGATGAATGGAATCGAAGCTACTAAACAAATTAAGCAAAAGTGGCCTAACATTAGAGTCGTTATGTTGACAACCTTTCATGACATGGAAAATGTTCGCGAAGCGTTGACAGTAGGGGCGGATGGATATTTGCTTAAGGCAATGCAACCAGAAGATTTGGCTTCTAGTATTCGTCTTGTGAATAATGGCGGCACGCTAATTCCTCAGGATATTGCTAAAATGATGGTAGCTGAATGGACAAGTGGTACAGCCTCATCCTCTAATATAAAGAAGAAAAACGAAATGAAATCAAGTTTTAGTCTGACAGAAAGAGAGCTAGACGTTCTTCGTTTAATGGTAAAAGGAAAGGATAATCGGGAAATTGCAAGAAAACTGTATTTAACTGAAGGAACAGTCAAAAACTATATTTCTTCTATTTATTCTAAATTAGATGTAGCAGACCGAATTCAAGCAATATTAAAAGCTCAAGACGAGAAGCTTATAGAATGA